In Candidatus Chlorohelix allophototropha, one DNA window encodes the following:
- a CDS encoding class I SAM-dependent rRNA methyltransferase yields MSRLFEVTLPASLRPKLAQGHPWVYREAITQDVKLPSGAWVKVRCGNFSAFGLWDNSSAIAIRIFSQHQVPDAEWLQARVQEAWENRAPIRERQQTTAYRWLFGEGDGLPGITVDLYGQFAVIQTYAESLETLKPMLIEALCKTTKLKGVLERWRGEGDEESPVKSRLVWGNMPPRNLVITEHGLRFRANLFEGQKTGLFLDHRENRRLMQDWCSGKKVLNLFSYTGAFSVYAARGGAAKVVSCDIAAAATADARQNFELNGFDAWEHDFLSEDCFELLTRFVAEGQKFDIVILDPPSFAHNRKNVYAALRGYEKLNRLALQCVAPGGLLATASCTAYVSPDMFRDMLAQAAMSAGKRLLLQHDAGQPLDHPVPVHFMEGRYLKFVLARVLDIP; encoded by the coding sequence ATGAGCAGACTATTTGAGGTAACGCTACCCGCTAGCCTGCGTCCAAAACTAGCACAAGGGCATCCGTGGGTCTATCGTGAAGCTATTACTCAGGATGTGAAATTACCAAGTGGGGCATGGGTTAAGGTACGCTGCGGCAATTTCTCCGCCTTTGGTTTGTGGGATAATTCCAGTGCCATTGCAATTCGCATCTTTTCTCAGCACCAAGTACCGGATGCAGAGTGGCTACAGGCGCGTGTACAGGAAGCGTGGGAGAACCGCGCCCCTATTCGCGAACGTCAACAAACCACCGCTTATCGCTGGTTATTCGGTGAGGGCGACGGCTTGCCGGGTATTACGGTTGACCTCTACGGGCAATTTGCCGTAATACAGACCTACGCTGAAAGCCTCGAAACCCTCAAGCCTATGCTAATCGAAGCCCTATGCAAGACTACCAAGCTCAAGGGAGTACTGGAAAGGTGGCGCGGTGAAGGCGACGAAGAAAGCCCGGTCAAATCTCGGTTGGTGTGGGGTAATATGCCGCCCCGTAACTTGGTAATTACCGAGCATGGGCTGCGTTTCCGTGCCAATCTTTTTGAAGGGCAAAAAACCGGGCTGTTTCTTGACCACCGCGAAAACCGCCGCCTTATGCAGGATTGGTGTTCCGGTAAGAAAGTGCTAAATCTGTTTAGCTATACCGGAGCGTTTTCGGTATATGCGGCGCGTGGCGGGGCTGCTAAAGTGGTCAGTTGCGATATTGCGGCGGCGGCTACCGCTGATGCTCGCCAAAACTTTGAGCTAAACGGCTTTGATGCATGGGAGCATGACTTTCTTTCTGAAGATTGCTTTGAACTACTAACCCGTTTTGTGGCAGAAGGTCAGAAGTTTGATATTGTGATTCTCGACCCGCCTAGTTTTGCTCACAACCGCAAGAATGTATATGCTGCCTTGCGCGGTTACGAGAAGTTGAACCGTCTTGCGCTGCAATGTGTCGCACCCGGTGGCTTGCTGGCTACCGCCAGTTGCACCGCTTATGTCAGCCCTGATATGTTCCGTGATATGCTGGCGCAAGCTGCGATGAGTGCCGGAAAACGTTTGTTATTGCAACATGATGCCGGGCAGCCTCTGGATCACCCCGTTCCCGTCCATTTTATGGAAGGACGCTATCTTAAGTTCGTTCTTGCCCGTGTGCTAGACATCCCCTAA
- a CDS encoding HpcH/HpaI aldolase/citrate lyase family protein — translation MSVSTHTRIDTRLERSILIVPAANFRIIEKAVASSADAVCIDLEDSVAPSEKEASRANVVKALRELDWGKKLRLYRINGLDTYFAYRDLIEVIEAAGDKLDLVMVPKVNRPEDVYVVETLLSQIEAYKGFGNRIGIEAQIETALGLVNVKEIAKSSERLETLIYGPGDYAASVQMPMDNIGELDENDKLYPGHRWHYVMHAIVSAARAYDLRCMDGPFAGIKDPEGYLHSCRVARAMGFDGKWCIHPSQIEATNKVFSPPEKDIQWAQTVVSEYEKALAEGRGAITVSGKMVDAASLRMARNIVEKARIAGLV, via the coding sequence GTGAGCGTAAGCACCCACACTCGTATAGATACTCGCCTTGAACGCTCTATTTTGATAGTTCCGGCTGCCAATTTCAGAATAATCGAAAAAGCCGTTGCCAGTTCTGCCGATGCTGTTTGTATCGACTTGGAAGATTCGGTTGCGCCCAGCGAAAAGGAAGCCAGCCGCGCCAATGTGGTCAAAGCCTTGCGTGAACTGGATTGGGGCAAAAAGCTGCGCCTGTACCGCATCAATGGGCTAGACACATATTTTGCCTACCGTGATTTAATCGAAGTGATAGAAGCAGCAGGCGATAAGCTCGATTTGGTGATGGTTCCAAAAGTGAATCGCCCAGAAGATGTGTATGTGGTGGAAACGTTGCTTTCCCAGATTGAAGCCTACAAAGGATTTGGCAACCGAATCGGGATTGAGGCGCAGATTGAAACTGCTTTAGGTTTGGTAAATGTAAAAGAGATTGCCAAATCCTCCGAGCGTCTCGAAACGCTGATTTACGGTCCGGGCGATTATGCTGCTTCGGTGCAGATGCCGATGGATAACATCGGGGAACTGGACGAGAACGACAAGCTGTACCCCGGTCATCGTTGGCACTATGTGATGCATGCCATCGTCTCGGCGGCGCGTGCCTACGACCTACGCTGTATGGACGGACCCTTCGCCGGAATTAAAGATCCGGAAGGTTATTTGCACTCTTGTCGGGTTGCCCGCGCGATGGGGTTTGACGGTAAGTGGTGTATCCACCCTAGCCAGATTGAAGCGACCAATAAAGTGTTTTCACCACCGGAAAAAGATATTCAATGGGCGCAGACGGTAGTGAGCGAATATGAGAAAGCGCTGGCAGAGGGGCGCGGCGCAATCACGGTGAGCGGCAAAATGGTGGATGCTGCTTCGTTGCGGATGGCACGCAACATCGTGGAAAAGGCTAGAATCGCGGGGCTGGTTTAG
- a CDS encoding FAD-linked oxidase C-terminal domain-containing protein encodes MAIVEDTKLIDREKLARDLMQIVGESGVLWKTYDLKLYEYDGSIDRHMPEVVVFPRNTHQVAEIVKYCNREKLYYTARGAGTGLSGGSIPLRGGVLITFTRMNRIVEVDVENLRAVVEPGVVNLHLSQAVAAQNLYYVPDPSSQKACTIGGNVGENSGGPHTLLYGVTTNHTLALEVVTPDGEIRRFGGAGAPDAPGYDLCGLFVGSEGTIGLVTQITVRLTPLPPGVKTFLAVYDDIVKCSDAVSEIIKAGVIPAALEMMDNLAIRAVEASVQAGYPVEAAAVLLVEVEGFSEALEQQSQAIEEICLSKGALSFKVAKDNAEREKLWKGRKGAFGAIGRMSPDYYVCDGVVPRSVLPQVLSRISEISKEFGLPIANVFHAGDGNLHPLIMFDANKKGDTEKAVAAGTEIMRTCAEFGGALSGEHGIGAEKRDMMCFVFNEEDLGVMRRVRDAYDTRGLSNPGKVFPTPGRCGETRIPKQGTAQKTYERDGMQAW; translated from the coding sequence ATGGCAATTGTTGAGGATACAAAGCTAATTGACCGGGAAAAACTGGCACGCGACCTCATGCAAATCGTGGGGGAGAGCGGCGTGCTGTGGAAAACCTACGACCTGAAGCTATACGAATATGACGGCTCTATTGACCGCCATATGCCGGAAGTGGTGGTTTTCCCGCGCAACACTCACCAAGTAGCCGAAATCGTTAAATATTGCAACCGCGAGAAACTTTACTACACGGCGCGAGGAGCAGGTACGGGCTTGAGCGGGGGCAGTATCCCCTTGCGAGGGGGTGTACTGATAACCTTTACCCGCATGAACCGCATCGTTGAAGTGGATGTAGAGAACTTGCGGGCAGTGGTAGAACCGGGCGTGGTGAACCTGCATCTTTCTCAGGCGGTAGCCGCCCAGAATCTTTACTATGTGCCTGACCCCAGTAGCCAAAAAGCCTGTACCATCGGCGGAAATGTGGGCGAGAATAGCGGCGGACCTCATACCCTGCTTTACGGTGTAACCACCAACCACACTCTAGCTTTGGAAGTTGTAACCCCTGACGGAGAAATTAGACGTTTCGGCGGCGCGGGTGCGCCCGATGCGCCCGGTTACGACCTGTGCGGGCTTTTTGTGGGCAGCGAAGGGACAATCGGGTTAGTCACGCAGATAACGGTGCGGCTCACTCCGCTCCCTCCGGGAGTTAAAACCTTTCTGGCGGTTTATGACGATATTGTGAAATGCTCGGACGCAGTTTCAGAAATTATCAAGGCAGGTGTGATTCCCGCCGCACTGGAGATGATGGACAATTTGGCGATACGGGCGGTGGAAGCCTCTGTCCAAGCGGGTTACCCTGTTGAGGCAGCGGCAGTGTTACTGGTGGAAGTGGAAGGCTTTTCCGAAGCGTTAGAGCAACAATCCCAAGCTATCGAGGAAATTTGCCTTAGCAAAGGAGCGCTCTCCTTTAAGGTAGCGAAAGATAATGCCGAGCGTGAAAAGCTGTGGAAGGGGCGCAAGGGTGCATTTGGCGCGATTGGGCGCATGTCGCCCGATTATTACGTTTGCGATGGGGTAGTGCCACGCAGTGTATTGCCGCAAGTATTATCACGCATTTCCGAGATTTCCAAAGAATTTGGACTACCCATTGCCAATGTGTTCCACGCCGGAGATGGCAATTTGCACCCCCTGATAATGTTCGATGCTAATAAAAAGGGCGATACCGAAAAAGCGGTTGCTGCCGGAACGGAAATTATGCGAACCTGCGCCGAATTTGGTGGCGCGTTGTCTGGAGAGCATGGCATCGGTGCGGAAAAGCGCGACATGATGTGCTTTGTCTTTAACGAAGAAGATTTAGGAGTGATGCGGCGGGTGCGTGATGCTTATGATACGCGGGGGTTATCCAATCCCGGCAAGGTTTTCCCAACTCCCGGTCGTTGCGGCGAAACCCGCATCCCAAAACAAGGTACAGCGCAAAAAACTTACGAACGCGATGGTATGCAAGCCTGGTAG
- a CDS encoding FAD-binding oxidoreductase, producing MQDLELKTITPTSAEEASAILRAAWEKNLAINIQGGGTRQYIGNLSTVKPTITLSTLKLNKLIAYEPSDLTITLQAGARWSEVKKILTERGQWIPLDITELPDSTVGGVVATNVSGPKRLLYGTLRDLVIGCEFVLADGSLGHNGGRVVKNVTGYDLHKLLIGSLGTLGLLTEVTFKVLPLPQASRWFIAHFSSYEKALETARKLARSNNSPSALELIAESSSKVALYGAADGVEVAVISQIENMVALCKANGAAEVNLVTESAEAHATWEKLRNLSQGYTVNLRFSVLPLDIPLAWKLASKIAGQLEMSAELQARAGTGLVYLYGDLEEEQFKDAAELIEQARSQIQARGGSLVLEKAPDGLKKLVEVWGNPGGTNSLTSMQVLKNSLDSKGLLNPGKFLKGL from the coding sequence ATGCAAGATTTGGAACTGAAAACTATCACGCCCACCTCCGCCGAAGAGGCTTCTGCTATACTGAGGGCAGCTTGGGAAAAGAACCTCGCGATTAATATTCAGGGTGGCGGAACACGACAATATATCGGTAATCTTTCTACCGTCAAGCCCACTATTACCCTTTCCACTTTAAAACTGAACAAGTTGATAGCTTATGAACCGAGTGACCTGACCATTACTCTTCAAGCCGGGGCGCGTTGGTCTGAGGTTAAAAAAATTCTGACAGAGCGGGGACAATGGATACCGCTGGATATTACCGAACTCCCCGACTCAACGGTGGGTGGGGTAGTGGCAACCAATGTGAGCGGACCCAAGCGTTTGCTCTATGGTACGCTGCGTGACTTGGTAATTGGCTGTGAATTTGTGTTGGCGGATGGCTCGCTTGGGCATAACGGTGGGCGGGTGGTAAAAAATGTAACCGGCTACGATTTGCACAAGTTGCTAATCGGTTCGCTCGGTACTTTGGGCTTGCTGACCGAAGTTACCTTTAAAGTATTGCCCTTGCCTCAAGCCAGTCGCTGGTTTATTGCCCATTTTAGCAGCTATGAAAAGGCGCTGGAGACCGCTCGTAAACTGGCGCGTAGCAATAACAGCCCTTCTGCTCTTGAGCTAATCGCGGAAAGCTCAAGCAAAGTAGCCTTATACGGTGCAGCGGACGGCGTAGAAGTGGCAGTAATCAGCCAGATAGAAAATATGGTGGCGCTATGCAAAGCGAACGGCGCTGCCGAAGTGAATCTTGTGACTGAATCGGCAGAAGCCCATGCTACTTGGGAAAAGTTGCGAAATTTATCTCAGGGTTACACAGTAAACTTGCGTTTCAGCGTCTTACCGTTAGATATACCTTTAGCTTGGAAACTAGCTTCAAAGATTGCCGGTCAATTGGAAATGAGCGCGGAGTTACAGGCACGCGCCGGAACGGGCTTGGTATATCTCTACGGTGATTTGGAAGAGGAACAGTTCAAAGATGCCGCCGAATTAATAGAGCAGGCGCGTTCGCAAATACAAGCCAGAGGTGGCAGCCTCGTTTTAGAAAAAGCGCCGGATGGCTTGAAAAAACTTGTCGAGGTGTGGGGTAATCCCGGCGGTACTAACAGTCTCACAAGTATGCAGGTGCTCAAAAACAGCCTTGACAGTAAAGGGTTGCTAAATCCCGGTAAGTTCTTGAAGGGGCTTTAA
- a CDS encoding (Fe-S)-binding protein codes for MKTVNKNAIAGESLSPYKGSPILDIITEKQLRTCVHCGLCLSFCPTYKATGLEMDSPRGRIYQIRGLASGEISADDPDLRKHLDLCLGCRACETACPSGVPYGSLLEAARAQLEPNSKTERAIRKVTLGFLFMRPWAMHSAGFGLRLYQKGGVQKAVHATKLLNVLPGKLDEKEKMLPDAQGGIRKQKFDEIIPAKGATKARVAFLTGCIQDELFRGTNADTINVLTRNGCQVLMPKNQACCGALHSHTGDIEHARELARRNIMAFEQTGADFYIVNASGCGSAMKDYAHLLHSDAAYAERAKKFVAKVRDLSEILVEVGFVPPKGRLKARVTYQDACHMRHGQKIFEQPRKLIKQIPGVEFVEMKESDWCCGSAGIYNVVQPEMANEVLGWKTANIRQTNADIVVASNPGCAIQISYGLREDGQKAEVLHLAELLERAYKAGE; via the coding sequence ATGAAAACTGTCAATAAAAATGCCATAGCGGGGGAAAGCCTCTCGCCATATAAAGGCAGCCCGATTCTGGACATTATCACCGAAAAACAGCTAAGAACCTGCGTGCATTGCGGGTTGTGCCTTAGCTTTTGCCCCACTTACAAAGCCACCGGGTTAGAAATGGATTCACCACGTGGACGTATCTACCAGATACGCGGCTTGGCTTCGGGCGAAATCTCCGCAGATGACCCTGATTTACGCAAACATCTTGACCTTTGCCTCGGCTGTCGCGCCTGTGAAACTGCTTGTCCTTCGGGCGTGCCTTATGGTTCGTTGCTAGAAGCGGCACGCGCTCAATTAGAGCCAAATTCTAAAACTGAACGCGCTATACGAAAGGTAACTCTTGGATTTCTGTTCATGCGTCCTTGGGCGATGCATTCTGCCGGATTCGGTTTGCGCCTTTACCAGAAGGGCGGCGTACAGAAAGCGGTACACGCTACTAAACTTCTCAATGTATTACCGGGCAAACTGGATGAAAAGGAAAAGATGCTGCCGGATGCGCAGGGCGGAATCCGAAAGCAGAAATTTGACGAGATAATCCCGGCAAAAGGCGCAACAAAAGCGCGAGTGGCTTTCCTGACGGGCTGTATCCAAGATGAGCTTTTCCGTGGTACAAACGCCGATACTATCAACGTTTTGACCCGTAACGGCTGCCAAGTGCTGATGCCCAAAAATCAGGCTTGTTGTGGTGCGCTCCATTCTCATACGGGCGATATTGAGCATGCTCGTGAGTTGGCACGCCGGAATATTATGGCTTTCGAGCAGACAGGCGCAGACTTCTATATCGTCAATGCCAGCGGTTGTGGTTCTGCCATGAAGGATTATGCTCATTTGCTGCACAGTGATGCTGCTTACGCTGAACGCGCCAAAAAATTTGTGGCTAAAGTGCGCGACCTTTCCGAAATACTGGTGGAAGTAGGTTTTGTGCCACCTAAAGGTCGGTTAAAAGCCCGCGTTACCTACCAAGATGCCTGCCACATGCGACACGGGCAGAAAATTTTCGAGCAACCACGCAAACTTATCAAGCAGATTCCGGGCGTGGAATTTGTGGAAATGAAAGAAAGTGATTGGTGTTGCGGAAGCGCCGGTATTTACAATGTGGTTCAGCCGGAAATGGCGAACGAAGTGCTTGGCTGGAAAACCGCCAATATTCGCCAAACTAACGCCGATATCGTAGTGGCAAGTAATCCCGGTTGCGCTATTCAAATCAGCTATGGCTTGCGCGAGGACGGTCAAAAAGCCGAAGTATTACACCTTGCTGAACTGTTAGAACGCGCTTATAAAGCCGGAGAATAA
- a CDS encoding NAD(P)-dependent oxidoreductase gives MSDIKRVGFIGLGAMGRPMAEQLVSKGFETYVVAHRNRKPLEELLALGAKEAENASDLAGKVEVIVTMVPDAPEVEEACFGANGIIEGAQPGLLVIDMSTISPVASQKIAARLKEKGIDFIDAPVSGGPFRAATGTLAIMAGADEAIFERGKVVLSAMGSPVRVGPQGMGETVKLVNQIIISLNTLAIAEGFAFGVKAGADPHMLREVLLNATSASYLMDKWIPNNLLKGDFSTGFATELLYKDLNAALGAGKEMGVPMMGTAFVQQLFGILKATGHNRDDYTVLATLYTDVTGKPIA, from the coding sequence ATGTCAGATATAAAAAGAGTGGGTTTTATTGGATTGGGCGCGATGGGTCGCCCGATGGCAGAGCAATTAGTGAGCAAGGGCTTTGAAACTTACGTGGTAGCGCATCGCAACCGTAAACCATTAGAAGAGTTGCTTGCTCTGGGGGCGAAAGAAGCGGAGAATGCGTCTGATTTAGCGGGTAAGGTCGAAGTTATCGTGACAATGGTTCCAGACGCGCCTGAAGTAGAGGAAGCTTGCTTTGGCGCTAATGGGATTATCGAAGGGGCGCAACCCGGCTTGCTGGTAATTGATATGAGTACAATTTCCCCGGTTGCCAGTCAGAAAATCGCAGCACGCTTGAAAGAAAAGGGCATTGATTTTATAGATGCTCCGGTTAGCGGCGGGCCTTTCCGCGCTGCCACCGGTACATTGGCGATTATGGCGGGTGCAGACGAGGCTATTTTTGAGCGTGGTAAGGTTGTACTCAGCGCTATGGGTTCTCCGGTGCGGGTTGGTCCACAGGGTATGGGCGAAACCGTAAAACTGGTAAACCAAATTATCATTTCCCTGAATACACTGGCAATTGCGGAAGGCTTTGCCTTTGGGGTAAAGGCGGGCGCAGACCCTCATATGTTGCGCGAGGTATTGTTGAACGCTACCAGCGCCTCTTACCTGATGGACAAATGGATTCCCAACAATTTGCTCAAGGGCGATTTTTCCACGGGCTTTGCCACCGAACTGCTGTATAAGGATTTGAATGCGGCACTTGGCGCTGGTAAAGAAATGGGCGTACCGATGATGGGTACGGCGTTTGTGCAACAACTCTTTGGTATCCTGAAGGCTACGGGGCATAACCGTGATGACTACACCGTATTAGCAACGCTCTACACCGATGTTACCGGGAAACCGATTGCGTAA
- a CDS encoding DUF4230 domain-containing protein, with translation MGKSSGGFFAKLIGVLVIATVGIVGYLYVTSGSNPFTSKSVVNTPAPILIGNITREYKLITAQVTGSTTVEGETKNLIPFSTEKWNYQMVMTVTAGIDMTKMKDTDIKTDMENLTASITLPAPEILTKERNGWVVSKDSQLFSGTSTDKNIVDKMQATGEQKILDGILQDGKLFREARLNAEIQLRNFILQLGYRQVKFDYADQPTITPTTPTSSLTAPPR, from the coding sequence ATGGGAAAAAGCTCAGGCGGATTTTTTGCCAAGCTGATAGGTGTGTTGGTTATCGCTACAGTGGGGATTGTTGGCTACCTGTATGTTACTTCGGGTTCCAATCCATTTACTAGCAAAAGCGTGGTGAATACTCCCGCGCCGATTTTGATTGGAAATATTACCCGCGAGTACAAGCTGATTACGGCTCAGGTAACCGGCTCTACTACGGTAGAGGGTGAAACTAAAAATCTAATACCGTTTTCCACCGAAAAATGGAATTATCAGATGGTTATGACTGTTACAGCCGGAATTGATATGACCAAAATGAAAGATACAGATATAAAAACCGATATGGAGAATCTGACGGCATCAATAACCTTACCTGCTCCAGAAATTTTAACAAAAGAAAGAAACGGTTGGGTTGTAAGTAAAGATTCACAGCTATTTAGCGGTACTAGCACCGACAAGAATATTGTAGATAAGATGCAGGCTACGGGTGAGCAGAAAATACTAGATGGCATTTTGCAAGATGGGAAGTTATTTCGAGAGGCGCGTCTGAACGCCGAAATTCAGTTGCGGAATTTTATTCTCCAATTGGGTTATCGACAGGTCAAGTTTGATTATGCTGATCAGCCAACTATCACGCCGACTACACCAACCTCTAGCTTGACTGCCCCACCTCGATAA
- a CDS encoding roadblock/LC7 domain-containing protein, which produces MTFQEILAEAIQNVDGIIAASLVGLDGIGVDTILAEGVEGIDSVEVEVEIAGLVSNINRTLGVLKAGKAREIILSADNLSYLISSVDADHLLVFVLTTGGNLGRARLEVRRATQRLNENF; this is translated from the coding sequence ATGACGTTCCAGGAAATTCTAGCAGAGGCAATTCAGAACGTAGATGGCATCATTGCTGCCAGTCTGGTAGGACTGGATGGGATAGGTGTTGATACGATACTGGCAGAAGGCGTAGAAGGAATCGATAGTGTAGAGGTTGAGGTTGAAATTGCCGGGTTGGTTAGCAACATCAACCGCACCCTTGGTGTCCTAAAAGCTGGAAAAGCACGTGAAATTATACTCAGCGCTGATAACTTAAGTTATCTCATTTCCAGCGTAGATGCCGATCACCTGTTGGTATTTGTGCTTACCACTGGAGGAAATCTAGGGCGCGCTCGCCTCGAAGTTCGCCGAGCCACCCAACGTTTGAACGAGAATTTCTAA
- a CDS encoding LysM peptidoglycan-binding domain-containing protein — translation MRHRISVLLIMVLISACFLMSVAAPAQAADSTYRVQRGDTLSDIAVRFNVTVSEIAQANAIVNVNNIYAGQVLKIPTQGQTTNTASNTSQTTGDEAYIVQAGDSLTSVAARFGVSISQLASANNLSVMSYLYIGQTIRIPGQAAAPKPQPTTAPATPVPTTVLTTMVATTEALANTKASTGSVKHKVVAGETLSSIAAYYHVNVSDIVQANNLADPNVINVGQELIIPSAQGGQGGAPAPTKTPETPQAANSVNPLSDGKWIDVNISQQRLVAYEGDKAVFSSLVSTGVTGLATPVGTFQVYVKYQSQLMTGGSGASYYYLPNVPYVMYFYQAYAIHGTYWHNNFGHPMSHGCVNLPTPASQWIYNWAPMGTQVNIHY, via the coding sequence ATGCGCCACCGAATCTCAGTGTTATTAATTATGGTGCTTATATCTGCCTGTTTTCTGATGTCTGTGGCAGCGCCAGCACAGGCAGCGGATTCAACCTACCGGGTGCAACGCGGTGATACACTGAGCGATATTGCAGTCCGTTTCAATGTAACCGTTAGCGAAATCGCACAGGCAAACGCCATCGTCAATGTAAATAACATTTACGCCGGGCAAGTATTAAAAATCCCCACGCAAGGGCAGACTACTAACACAGCTTCTAACACTTCACAAACTACGGGCGATGAAGCTTATATCGTACAAGCGGGTGATAGCCTCACTTCTGTGGCTGCTAGATTCGGTGTCAGCATTTCCCAACTAGCCAGCGCCAATAACCTGTCTGTGATGAGCTACCTGTATATCGGGCAAACAATCCGCATACCGGGACAAGCTGCTGCCCCCAAACCACAGCCTACCACAGCGCCTGCTACTCCTGTGCCTACTACCGTTCTTACCACTATGGTTGCAACTACCGAAGCCCTTGCCAACACAAAAGCCTCTACAGGCAGTGTTAAACATAAGGTAGTAGCAGGGGAAACGCTCTCGTCAATCGCCGCTTATTACCACGTTAATGTATCGGACATTGTACAGGCAAATAACCTCGCAGACCCCAATGTCATTAACGTTGGACAAGAACTAATTATACCCAGCGCACAGGGCGGGCAAGGTGGTGCCCCAGCACCTACCAAAACACCTGAAACACCACAAGCGGCAAACAGCGTTAACCCGCTTTCAGATGGTAAATGGATTGACGTAAATATTAGCCAACAGAGGTTGGTTGCCTATGAAGGCGACAAGGCAGTTTTCAGTTCGCTGGTAAGTACCGGAGTGACCGGACTTGCCACCCCGGTTGGTACTTTCCAAGTGTATGTAAAATATCAGTCACAATTGATGACCGGCGGTAGCGGAGCAAGTTATTACTACCTGCCGAATGTACCTTACGTGATGTATTTCTACCAAGCATATGCTATTCATGGCACTTATTGGCACAACAATTTCGGTCATCCGATGAGCCATGGATGTGTTAACCTACCTACTCCGGCATCACAGTGGATTTACAATTGGGCGCCAATGGGTACTCAGGTTAATATTCATTACTAA
- a CDS encoding IS110 family transposase, translated as MRLAIRDKLTHALNGWVSRKFNSALCSSPFSWTKVQKMITPPCETPKQASIGRLFAVGIDVGCEKCSISVLRPDKTVVIKPLEFTNDAQGYAFVLTKLESLGVIPAQITIGLEATGRYWENLYHYLARLGYNLILLHPVQTHQFAQRRGLRAKTDALDAGTIARVVLSDEARPAYVPGDLVATYRELVRLHSNLADEIGRYRNEIHALLFVIFPEYTQVFADPCRPTALSLYPSRQAIAEVPIGILSAKLIELSNGHYGLKTAERLLTLSKKSASSGLASNARAQGLVILCDQLLHTQANLEILESEIAQLLQKDEAAKKLAEIPEFGPKTIAGLRAELGEVGRFTNCNQVVAYAGLDLTVKESGKWKGKVKLSKRGSGRLRRLLYMVALVSLRLKVSAFGDYYRELRKRGMNGRSALMAVMRKMLITAYSLLKNDSTFDPKKVWIGAKFVAKELPLVAQVA; from the coding sequence ATGCGACTGGCTATCCGCGATAAGCTTACGCACGCGCTGAATGGTTGGGTGTCCCGTAAGTTCAATAGTGCATTGTGTAGCAGCCCTTTTAGCTGGACTAAGGTGCAAAAAATGATTACTCCTCCATGTGAAACCCCAAAGCAAGCCTCAATAGGTCGGCTGTTTGCCGTGGGTATTGATGTAGGTTGTGAGAAGTGTAGTATAAGTGTACTTCGCCCTGACAAAACAGTAGTCATCAAGCCTCTCGAATTTACTAATGACGCGCAAGGTTATGCTTTTGTGCTGACTAAGCTCGAAAGTTTAGGGGTAATACCAGCTCAAATCACCATCGGCTTGGAAGCGACTGGACGTTACTGGGAAAACTTGTATCACTATCTAGCCAGATTGGGTTATAATTTAATTCTTTTACATCCGGTCCAAACCCATCAGTTCGCACAACGTCGTGGTTTACGGGCTAAAACTGATGCCTTGGATGCTGGAACGATTGCCAGGGTAGTCCTAAGCGATGAGGCTCGACCAGCTTATGTGCCAGGTGATTTGGTGGCGACCTATCGCGAATTAGTTCGGCTTCATTCCAACCTAGCCGATGAAATTGGTCGCTATCGAAATGAAATTCACGCCTTACTTTTTGTTATATTTCCAGAATATACTCAGGTCTTTGCTGACCCCTGCCGCCCCACTGCCCTGTCCTTATATCCTAGCCGTCAAGCAATTGCAGAAGTTCCTATAGGAATTCTAAGTGCTAAACTCATTGAATTAAGTAACGGTCATTATGGTTTGAAAACCGCTGAACGGCTACTTACATTGAGTAAAAAATCTGCCAGTAGTGGGCTTGCCAGTAATGCCCGTGCCCAGGGCTTAGTGATTTTGTGCGACCAATTGCTACATACCCAGGCTAACCTTGAGATTTTAGAAAGTGAAATTGCTCAACTACTGCAAAAAGATGAAGCAGCCAAGAAGTTGGCTGAAATCCCCGAATTTGGACCAAAAACCATCGCAGGGTTACGGGCAGAGCTAGGCGAAGTTGGACGTTTTACCAATTGTAATCAGGTGGTGGCCTACGCTGGGCTAGATTTAACCGTGAAGGAAAGCGGAAAATGGAAAGGCAAGGTGAAACTTTCCAAGCGTGGCAGTGGTCGGTTGCGGCGCCTGTTATACATGGTGGCATTAGTCAGTTTGCGTCTTAAAGTATCTGCCTTTGGGGACTATTACCGCGAATTAAGGAAGCGTGGCATGAATGGGCGCAGTGCATTGATGGCGGTTATGCGTAAGATGTTAATCACAGCTTACTCTTTGTTAAAGAACGACAGCACCTTCGACCCGAAAAAAGTCTGGATCGGTGCTAAGTTTGTGGCCAAAGAGTTACCATTGGTTGCTCAGGTGGCTTGA